ACAACGGCGGACAGGCGGACTGGGGCACGGGCGCGAGCGGCGGTTACAACCTCGCCGACTCCTTCCACACGTACGAGGTGGAGTGGACGTCCACCAGCATGGTGTTCCGGCTGGACGGCAACATCGTGTCCAACACGTACTACCACAACGAGACCGAGTTCCAGCAGCCGCACTACATCATCCTGAACCTGGCGCTGGGCGGGAACTGGTACGGCAACCCGAGCCCCGCCAGCATCGCGCTGCCCTCGGGCACGAGGAAGACGATGGAGGTGGAGTGGGTGCGCTGGTACCAGCAGGGCGGCGGCGGCTCCACGGGCGTGTCGCTCACCAACCCGGGCTTCGAGTCGGGGATGACGGGCTGGTCCACCTGGAGCCCCAACGGCACCGAGGCCGCGGACTTCTCCGAGACGTACAACGGCGGCCACTCGGGTGCCTACCACCTGTCCCACTGGAACAACGCGTCGCCCTTCGAGGTGTGGACGTATCAGCCCCGCTCGGGGCTGGCGACGGGCAACTACAAGGTCCGCGCGTGGGTGCGCAAGGGAGGCGGCTTCGACATCGCGCGGCTCCAGGCGAAGACGTGCGGCACCTGCGCGCCTGTCTTCACGGACCTGGGCACGTACGGCAACTGGACGCTGGTGGAGACACCCGCCATCTACGTCTCCGGTGGCTACCTGGAGCTGGGCTTCCACACCCGCGCCAGCGTGGGCAACTCGGGCAACTACATCCACATGGACGATGTGGAGCTGATTCGTCTGTAAGGCGTACGGCGTGTCCCGGTCCCCGTCCGGGGGCCGGGGCGCCGGTTCCGCGCCTCATTCGGCCCGCGACGCGCGCGTCGGCGTGAGCTGGGCCTCGAGTGTACGTGCCCAGTGGGCGAGCACCTTGCGCCGCCGGGCGGTGTCGTCGTGGAGCAGGTTCGCGAGCGCCAGGCCGCGGAGGAGATCCAGTGTCGCGCGCACGGCGTCACGGACCTCACGGTCACGTTCATCGAGGCCGAGCAGCTCGACGGTGAGCCGGTGCACCTCCCGGCCGACGTGCGTCTCGAGTGGTAGCAGCAGCGCTTTCAGCTCATTGTCGGCCACGGCCGCCACCCACAGATGCGTGGCCGCCGTGAAGAGCGGGCCCGCGTAGATGTCACAGAGCAGGTTCAGCAGGGGCTCGACACGCCTCCGGCTCCGAGGCAGACCCCTGGCGCGCCGCGCGAGCTCCTCGACCTGCTGGTGGAAGACCTGCTCGACCGCGGCCGCGACGAGGGCCGCCCGCGTCGGGAAGTGGTGCTGACAGGCCCCCCGCGACACCCCCGCCCGCTCGGCGATGGCGCCGG
The sequence above is drawn from the Archangium gephyra genome and encodes:
- a CDS encoding glycoside hydrolase family 16 protein, with translation MNRRKLHLRFLATCCLAALQGCAMDPSALTEEEGLGSHEQAELGYNPGAGWNLVWQDEFDGTAVNGANWTVLTSNWDPVTNNCNFGTGELEFPRAQNVTVGGGKLVITAERTSDNPVDSRCTGYGPRSFYSGRLHTKGKVERQYGKLAASIKIPSGYGMWPAFWTLGANISSAGWPGSGEIDILEWHSNEPTWMKAATHWYNGGQADWGTGASGGYNLADSFHTYEVEWTSTSMVFRLDGNIVSNTYYHNETEFQQPHYIILNLALGGNWYGNPSPASIALPSGTRKTMEVEWVRWYQQGGGGSTGVSLTNPGFESGMTGWSTWSPNGTEAADFSETYNGGHSGAYHLSHWNNASPFEVWTYQPRSGLATGNYKVRAWVRKGGGFDIARLQAKTCGTCAPVFTDLGTYGNWTLVETPAIYVSGGYLELGFHTRASVGNSGNYIHMDDVELIRL
- a CDS encoding TetR/AcrR family transcriptional regulator — encoded protein: MGNGATRQEQERSRVTRQKLMTAAIEVLAEQGWAGATTGAIAERAGVSRGACQHHFPTRAALVAAAVEQVFHQQVEELARRARGLPRSRRRVEPLLNLLCDIYAGPLFTAATHLWVAAVADNELKALLLPLETHVGREVHRLTVELLGLDERDREVRDAVRATLDLLRGLALANLLHDDTARRRKVLAHWARTLEAQLTPTRASRAE